The following proteins come from a genomic window of Drosophila sulfurigaster albostrigata strain 15112-1811.04 chromosome X, ASM2355843v2, whole genome shotgun sequence:
- the LOC133847229 gene encoding probable cytochrome P450 318a1, translated as MHLYVALWVCGTLLTLLLGWQQRKCWRLIWQLNGWRGVAQQPLLWFLLCINLHPNSILDKVTRLRVLFTRPLAILIGTRALLYIDDPAGMECVLNAAECLDKTFMQEGFFARKGLLHARGQKWKLRRKQLNPAFNHNIVISFFEVFNSVGNQLVEQFATQSKLHGDAVKFKDAEDMLSRAVLEVSCLTIMGTPTNFTQADDAHIATTYKRLLEISAIKTVKPWLQIDLLHRLLEPQLYAEAEECNQLLVDFVAQIVQRKHRNWQLRNAIDDGPTEDGTSSWQRRIFIEQMFQLAANGELTLQDIEDEAQSMVLVSFETVSNSIMIALLCLATHKGDCHERLRAEIASVLPHGNDASYVSVEHLQQLRYLDAFVNEALRLLATIPMNLRHVSRDFQLAGRDAIVPQNTIIVLDTFNMQRDAAFWGDRAKQFEPQRFLQHQLDLEQEQCEQDMKTTTPGGSQRRHSYSFLPFSKGLRTCIGRRYSFFIMKVFLVKLLTHFEFHSDLQLEQLQFVEGISLKFRNADDILFQIQPLKQT; from the exons ATGCACTTGTACGTGGCATTGTGGGTGTGTGGCACGTTGCTGACGCTTCTGCTTGGCTGGCAGCAGCGAAAGTGTTGGCGCCTCATTTGGCAGCTAAATGGGTGGAGGGGCGTGGCACAGCAGCCGCTGCTCTGGTTTCTGCTCTGCATCAATCTGCATCCAAACA GCATTCTGGATAAAGTGACGCGTTTGCGAGTGCTCTTCACGCGTCCCTTGGCCATATTAATAGGGACTCGAGCGCTGCTCTATATCGATGATCCCGCTGGAATGGAGTGCGTATTGAATGCAGCCGAATGTCTCGATAAGACTTTCATGCAGGAGGGTTTCTTTGCCCGCAAAGGATTGTTGCATGCGCGTG GTCAGAAGTGGAAGCTGCGACGCAAACAGTTGAATCCCGCATTCAATCACAATATTGTGATCAGTTTCTTTGAAGTATTCAACTCGGTGGGCAATCAGCTTGTCGAGCAATTTGCCACACAATCGAAGCTGCATGGCGATGCCGTCAAGTTCAAAGATGCCGAGGATATGCTTAGTCGCGCCGTCCTCGAGGTATCCTGCC TCACCATCATGGGCACACCGACAAATTTCACGCAAGCAGATGATGCTCACATTGCCACCACCTACAAAAG GCTGCTGGAAATCTCAGCCATTAAGACGGTGAAGCCTTGGCTGCAAATCGATTTGCTGCATCGCCTATTGGAGCCGCAACTTTATGCCGAGGCCGAGGAATGCAACCAGTTGCTGGTCGATTTTGTGGCACAGATTGTGCAGCGCAAACATCGCAATTGGCAGCTACGCAATGCCATCGACGATGGTCCCACCGAAGATGGCACCTCCTCGTGGCAACGTCGCATATTCATCGAGCAGATGTTTCAATTGGCCGCCAATGGCGAATTAACCCTGCAGGACATCGAGGATGAGGCTCAGTCCATGGTCTTGGTG TCCTTTGAGACGGTCTCAAACAGCATAATgattgctctgctctgtttgGCCACACACAAGGGCGACTGCCACGAGCGTTTGCGTGCTGAAATTGCCAGCGTGCTGCCCCATGGCAACGATGCCAGCTATGTGAGCGTCGAGCATTTGCAGCAACTGCGCTATTTGGATGCCTTTGTGAATGAGGCACTGCGCCTGTTGGCCACGATACCGATGAATTTGCGACATGTTAGCCGTGACTTTCAGTTGGCCGGACGTGATGCGATTGTGCCGCAGAATACGATTATTGTGCTCGACACATTCAACATGCAACGCGATGCCGCATTTTGGGGCGATCGAGCCAAACAATTTGAGCCGCAGCGTTTCCTCCAACATCAACTCGATCTGGAGCAGGAACAGTGTGAGCAGGACATGAAAACAACAACCCCAGGAGGATCACAGCGTCGACACTCGTACAGCTTTTTACCGTTCTCCAAAGGATTGCGAACTTGCATTG GTCGTCGCTATAGCTTCTTCATTATGAAGGTGTTTCTGGTCAAGCTGCTGACACACTTTGAGTTCCACAGCGATCTACAATtggagcagctgcagtttgTTGAAGGCATCTCGCTCAAGTTTCGCAATGCCGATGATATACTCTTTCAGATTCAGCCTCTTAAGCAGACATAA